A genomic stretch from Schistosoma haematobium chromosome 2, whole genome shotgun sequence includes:
- a CDS encoding hypothetical protein (EggNog:ENOG411DYR7~COG:S) gives MNTQCPAFIYCKIIDGYWTVVRGNVHHNHECNSLRYQGNSWVRRLTDGEFQIVRPLLISGTAAFHIKNFAYQSFGKRLTDQDVCNMRYKVFSRANLPGDYGKLQAHITSLGGLCEYELNDDNCLSYFFLMTAERMNLTVRFCDVIGFDGTYKTNNENVYLYQVVALDMNFKAIPVCIAFLSRETSALISRFLFFFQRSTNSRQVIGIVTDDSPAIAAAITQVYPNAHHISCRVHLVRNVIMRRVRSEIIQLFLA, from the exons ATGAACACTCAATGCCCGGCCTTCATATATTGTAAGATCATAGACGGctactggactgttgtacgtgggaatgtgcatcacaaccacgagtgcaattccctgaggtaccaaggtaattcatgggtgcgcaggttaacggatggggagtttCAAATtgtgagaccgctgctgatatctggtaccgctgcattccatataaagaattttgcttaccaatctttTGGGAAACGTCTGACAGATCAAGATGTCtgtaatatgcggtacaaagtgttctcacgtgcgaaccttcctg GTGATTACGGAAAATTAcaagctcacataacatccttgggcgggctttgcgaatacgaacTAAACGATGataactgtctatcgtatttttTCCTCATGACTGCTGAGCGAATGAATTTGACAGTTCGTTTCTGTGATGTTattggttttgacgggacgtacaaGACGAATAACGAGAACGTCTATTTATATCAGGTCGTAGCCcttgatatgaattttaaggcaatacccgTTTGCATTGCAtttttaagtcgcgaaacgtccGCCTTGATTTCTCGATTCCTCTTCTTTTTCCAACGGTCTACCAACAGTCGACAGGTGATAGGCATTGTGACggatgattcacctgcaatagcTGCTGCCATCACACAGGTCTATCCAAATGCCCACCATATTTCGTGTCGTGTACACCTTGTTCGCAATGTGATAATGAGG AGGGTGCGATCAGAAATTATACAACTTTTTTTGGCCTAA